In Holophagales bacterium, one DNA window encodes the following:
- a CDS encoding winged helix-turn-helix transcriptional regulator, translating to MNRVFKALADPTRRRILQLLRQGPLGAGELAGHFDVSKPTMSAHFAVLQEADLVAAERQGRTILYRLKLSVLEDALLSFAQTVGSDVVAAARPRRAAQQGTPTRRPLRGTT from the coding sequence ATGAACCGCGTCTTCAAGGCGCTCGCCGATCCGACCCGGCGGCGCATCCTGCAGCTGCTGCGGCAGGGCCCACTGGGAGCCGGCGAGCTCGCAGGGCATTTCGACGTCTCGAAGCCGACCATGTCGGCGCACTTCGCGGTGCTGCAGGAGGCCGATCTCGTCGCGGCCGAGCGGCAGGGCCGCACGATCCTCTATCGGCTGAAGCTCTCGGTGCTGGAGGACGCGCTCCTGAGCTTCGCCCAAACCGTCGGCTCGGATGTGGTCGCGGCGGCTCGCCCCCGGCGTGCCGCCCAGCAGGGCACGCCGACACGCCGACCCCTGCGAGGGACCACGTGA
- a CDS encoding rhodanese-like domain-containing protein → MFARLMGLAEISPKELYARSQSEPLVIFDVNAEPRWLAARVPGANHLDPLGFAASDLPADRETALVFYCSNPLCRKAPNAARRARGMGYRNVRVMSAGISGWLKADLPTESGQPATVPAQAGSVSAKPS, encoded by the coding sequence ATGTTCGCCCGCCTCATGGGTCTCGCGGAGATCTCACCCAAGGAGCTCTACGCCCGCAGCCAGAGCGAGCCGCTGGTGATTTTCGACGTCAACGCCGAGCCGCGTTGGCTGGCCGCTCGCGTGCCGGGCGCCAACCACCTCGACCCCCTCGGCTTCGCCGCCAGCGACCTGCCGGCCGATCGCGAGACCGCCCTCGTCTTCTACTGTTCGAATCCGCTCTGTCGCAAGGCGCCCAACGCCGCCCGGCGCGCCCGGGGGATGGGCTATCGCAACGTGCGCGTGATGTCGGCTGGCATCAGCGGCTGGCTGAAGGCCGATCTGCCGACCGAATCCGGCCAGCCCGCCACGGTGCCGGCTCAGGCAGGCTCGGTTTCTGCGAAGCCGAGCTGA
- a CDS encoding DUF1003 domain-containing protein: MPARSRALSPGLRPLPARNRRRRADEPRAGGAAQHSRARAPGQERGRELEEKWSFAEQLADRIATYGGSWAFILLDLILSCPAAIQAPVIMMSQNRQEAKDRFRSQHDDQVNLKAELRLREHLASFEWPTSEVCPLEVATLRAQLGFAETEPA, encoded by the coding sequence CTGCCGGCGCGATCTCGCGCGCTGTCGCCCGGCCTACGTCCTCTCCCCGCTCGAAACCGAAGGCGGCGAGCTGACGAACCTCGAGCAGGAGGTGCGGCACAGCATTCGCGAGCACGAGCTCCTGGTCAAGAACGCGGACGCGAGCTCGAAGAGAAGTGGTCGTTCGCCGAGCAGCTCGCCGACCGCATCGCGACCTACGGCGGGAGCTGGGCGTTCATCCTCCTCGATCTGATCCTCTCCTGCCCCGCGGCGATCCAGGCGCCGGTGATCATGATGAGTCAGAACCGGCAGGAGGCGAAGGACCGGTTCCGCTCGCAGCACGACGACCAGGTCAACCTCAAGGCCGAGCTCCGCCTGCGGGAGCACCTCGCGAGCTTCGAGTGGCCGACGTCGGAGGTGTGTCCGCTCGAGGTCGCGACGCTCCGAGCTCAGCTCGGCTTCGCAGAAACCGAGCCTGCCTGA